From Eubalaena glacialis isolate mEubGla1 chromosome 17, mEubGla1.1.hap2.+ XY, whole genome shotgun sequence, a single genomic window includes:
- the RRM2B gene encoding ribonucleoside-diphosphate reductase subunit M2 B isoform X2 encodes MGDPERPEAARPEQEEVDLSKDLPHWNKLKSEEKYFISHILAFFAASDGIVNENLVERFSQEVQVPEARCFYGFQILIENVHSEMYSLLIDTYIRDPKKREFLFNAIETMPYVKKKADWALRWIADRKSTFGERVVAFAAVEGIFFSGSFAAIFWLKKRGLMPGLTFSNELISRDEGLHCDFACLMFQYLVNKPSEERVREIIVNAVEIEQEFLTEALPVGLIGMNCVLMKQYIEFVADRLLSELGFSKVFQAENPFDFMENISLEGKTNFFEKRVSEYQRFAVMAETTDNVFTLDADF; translated from the exons GTTGATTTATCAAAGGATCTCCCTCACTGGAACAAGCTTAAATCAGAAGAGAAGTATTTTATCTCTCACATCTTAGCCTTTTTTGCAGCCAGTGACGGAATTGTGAATGAAAATTTG GTGGAGCGCTTTAGTCAGGAGGTGCAGGTTCCAGAGGCTCGCTGTTTCTATGGCTTTCAAATTCTCATCGAAAATGTTCACTCAGAGATGTACAGTTTGCTAATAGACACTTACATCAGAGATCCTAAGAAAAG GGAATTTTTATTTAATGCAATTGAAACAATGCCATATGTTAAGAAAAAAGCAGATTGGGCCTTGCGATGGATAGCAGATAGAAAATCTACTTTTG GGGAAAGGGTGGTGGCCTTTGCTGCTGTAGAAGGAATTTTCTTCTCGGGATCTTTTGCTGCTATATTCTGGCTAAAGAAAAGAGGACTTATGCCTGGACTTACTTTTTCCAATGAACTCATCAGCAGAGATGAA ggGCTTCACTGTGACTTTGCTTGCCTGATGTTTCAATACTTAGTAAATAAGCCTTCAGAAGAAAGGGTTAGGGAGATCATTGTTAATGCTGTTGAAATTGAGCAG GAGTTTTTAACAGAAGCCTTGCCAGTTGGCCTCATCGGAATGAATTGTGTTTTGATGAAACAGTATATTGAATTTGTAGCTGACAGATTGCTTTCAGAACTTGGATTCTCAAAG gttTTTCAAGCAGAAAATCCCTTTGATTTTATGGAAAACATTTCTTTAGAGGGGAAAACAAATTTCTTTGAGAAACGAGTTTCAGAGTATCAGCGTTTTGCAGTTATGGCGGAAACTACAGATAATGTCTTCACCTTAGatgcagatttttaa